The Leifsonia sp. 1010 genome has a segment encoding these proteins:
- a CDS encoding ribonucleoside-diphosphate reductase subunit alpha gives MAITVVKRNGEREPYDANKINLAIENAAQGLDENITWVTQIASELELTLFDGITTQQLDEAVIQVALQNVKDDPAFDTVAARLLLKTIYKRVLGDYEGHDELVELHTSRFRGYIERGVAETLLDGRFTTAFDLDRLAGYLDPSRDELLKYIGVVTLNNRYGIKARNGDSLEVPQFFWMRIAMGLSLNEADPTSHAIAFYDKMSKLEYLAAGSTLVNAGTAYPQLSNCFVMEMQDDIEHIAKSVRDVMWLTKGTGGIGLSVTKLRAQGSPIRSNNTTSTGPIPFMHTIDSVLRAVSRGGKKFGALCFYMENWHMDFPEFLDLRQNSGDPYRRTRTANTAVWISDEFMKRVQNDEDWYLFDPLEVADLNELYGKAFSERYAYYVAEAEAGNLKMFKKISARAQFKDILMSLQTTSHPWLTWKDTINNRALNNNTGTIHLSNLCTEITLPQDRDNVSVCNLASINLSRHLVDGKMDWERIEASARQAVRQLDNLIDITVSSVPEADYSNQQNRAIGLGVMGFTDVVEKLGLSYESEEAYQLIDEIMEHVSYAAIDESADLAQERGAYPNFEGSRWSQGLVPYDSIALTEADRGVPITVDRTIRLDWDRLREKVKGGMRNATLMAIAPTASIGLVAGTTPGFDPQFSQIFSRSTSSGKFLEVNRNLVETLQERGIWQDVREAILRSQGDIQNIAEIPDDVKATFKTSFQLSPYAFIEVAARAQKWIDQAISRNMYLETRDLGDMMDIYYAAWEKGVKTTYYLHMKPRHQAEQSTVKVNKAEEISGGRKGFASVGAGAPAPAAAPAVTETAPAAAPARRGFGFGGLSSGSTAGGENK, from the coding sequence GTGGCAATCACAGTCGTGAAGCGCAACGGCGAGCGCGAGCCGTACGACGCCAACAAGATCAACCTGGCCATCGAGAATGCGGCCCAGGGTCTTGACGAGAACATCACGTGGGTGACGCAGATCGCGAGCGAGCTCGAGCTCACGCTGTTCGACGGCATCACGACGCAGCAGCTCGACGAGGCGGTCATCCAGGTCGCCCTCCAGAACGTCAAGGACGACCCGGCGTTCGACACCGTCGCCGCACGCCTCCTCCTCAAGACGATCTACAAGCGCGTGCTCGGCGACTACGAGGGCCACGACGAGCTCGTCGAGCTTCACACCTCCCGCTTCCGCGGCTACATCGAGCGCGGCGTCGCCGAGACCCTGCTCGACGGCCGTTTCACGACGGCGTTCGACCTCGACCGTCTGGCCGGCTACCTCGACCCCTCGCGCGACGAGCTGCTGAAGTACATCGGCGTCGTCACCCTCAACAACCGCTACGGCATCAAGGCGCGCAACGGCGACTCCCTCGAGGTGCCCCAGTTCTTCTGGATGCGCATCGCGATGGGCCTCTCCCTCAACGAGGCCGACCCCACCAGCCACGCCATCGCGTTCTACGACAAGATGTCGAAGCTCGAGTACCTGGCCGCCGGGTCGACCCTGGTCAACGCCGGAACCGCCTACCCGCAGCTCTCCAACTGCTTCGTCATGGAGATGCAGGACGACATCGAGCACATCGCGAAGAGCGTCCGCGACGTCATGTGGCTCACCAAGGGCACCGGCGGCATCGGCCTCTCGGTCACCAAGCTGCGTGCACAGGGCTCACCCATCCGCTCCAACAACACCACCTCCACCGGTCCGATCCCGTTCATGCACACGATCGACTCGGTGCTCCGCGCGGTCAGCCGCGGCGGCAAGAAGTTCGGCGCCCTGTGCTTCTACATGGAGAACTGGCACATGGACTTCCCGGAGTTCCTCGACCTCCGCCAGAACTCCGGCGACCCGTACCGCCGCACCCGCACCGCCAACACCGCGGTCTGGATCAGCGACGAGTTCATGAAGCGCGTCCAGAACGACGAGGACTGGTACCTCTTCGACCCGCTGGAGGTCGCCGACCTCAACGAGCTGTACGGCAAGGCCTTCTCGGAGCGTTACGCGTACTACGTCGCCGAGGCCGAGGCCGGCAACCTCAAGATGTTCAAGAAGATCAGCGCCCGCGCGCAGTTCAAGGACATCCTGATGAGCCTCCAGACCACCAGCCACCCGTGGCTGACCTGGAAGGACACGATCAACAACCGTGCCCTCAACAACAACACCGGCACCATCCACCTCTCGAACCTGTGCACCGAGATCACGCTGCCGCAGGACCGCGACAACGTCTCGGTCTGCAACCTCGCGTCGATCAACCTGTCGCGTCACCTGGTCGACGGGAAGATGGACTGGGAGCGCATCGAGGCCAGCGCCCGCCAGGCGGTCCGTCAGCTCGACAACCTCATCGACATCACCGTGTCGAGCGTTCCCGAGGCCGACTACTCGAACCAGCAGAACCGCGCGATCGGCCTCGGCGTCATGGGCTTCACCGACGTCGTCGAGAAGCTCGGCCTGAGCTACGAGAGCGAAGAGGCCTACCAGCTGATCGACGAGATCATGGAGCACGTCTCGTACGCCGCCATCGACGAGAGCGCCGACCTGGCGCAGGAGCGCGGCGCGTACCCGAACTTCGAGGGCTCGCGCTGGTCGCAGGGTCTGGTGCCCTACGACTCGATCGCCCTCACCGAGGCCGACCGCGGCGTCCCGATCACGGTGGACCGCACCATCCGCCTCGACTGGGACCGCCTCCGCGAGAAGGTCAAGGGCGGCATGCGCAACGCCACCCTCATGGCCATCGCACCGACCGCGTCCATCGGTCTCGTCGCGGGCACCACGCCCGGCTTCGACCCGCAGTTCTCGCAGATCTTCAGCCGGTCGACCTCCTCGGGCAAGTTCCTCGAGGTCAACCGCAACCTGGTCGAGACGCTGCAGGAGCGCGGCATCTGGCAGGACGTCCGTGAGGCGATCCTGCGCTCGCAGGGCGACATCCAGAACATCGCCGAGATCCCCGACGACGTGAAGGCCACCTTCAAGACGAGCTTCCAGCTCTCGCCGTACGCCTTCATCGAGGTCGCGGCCCGCGCTCAGAAGTGGATCGACCAGGCGATCAGCCGCAACATGTACCTCGAGACGCGCGACCTCGGCGACATGATGGACATCTACTACGCGGCTTGGGAGAAGGGCGTCAAGACGACGTACTACCTCCACATGAAGCCGCGCCACCAGGCCGAGCAGTCGACCGTGAAGGTCAACAAGGCCGAGGAGATCAGCGGCGGCCGCAAGGGCTTCGCGTCGGTCGGCGCCGGCGCCCCGGCCCCGGCTGCGGCTCCGGCCGTCACGGAGACCGCGCCGGCCGCCGCCCCCGCTCGCCGTGGCTTCGGCTTCGGCGGCCTGTCCTCCGGAAGCACCGCGGGTGGTGAGAACAAGTGA
- a CDS encoding MFS transporter — protein MAVSTYTSLLKTPGVARIIAAQLTARFPFGMLSLAFLLHIERVHDSYGAAGLVLGAMSIGQAIAGPMTSRLMGVLGMRVVLWTTLALCSVAVAAIGLFVMPIPLTMGVAFFAGLSMPPIQPAVRTIYPKMVNSRQLTPLFSLDASAQEIIWIAGPVAITFVSTQIGTVEGILMSVAIMLAGGCWFISSPEVGRVRIPRSKRRFGTVLARPPVLLATVVGFLLIGSCSAVEAGVVATFGEGSPLAGIVLAIWSLGSLVGGLAFGHVPIGPWATARRMLIVFVGVVLSTFMLWSWWGLSLTLLIAGLGIAPALAVLFAIVSASVKFSDTAEAYGWVGTGQLIGAALGSALAGFLIDGVGAVGAFWVAGAFALVGFVVPALAHRIHPDLRGRDASPIPDTEPVPVQPS, from the coding sequence ATGGCTGTGAGCACCTACACGAGCCTCCTGAAGACGCCGGGCGTCGCCCGCATCATCGCGGCTCAGCTCACCGCACGCTTCCCGTTCGGCATGCTGTCGCTCGCCTTCCTGCTGCACATCGAGCGCGTCCACGACTCGTACGGCGCCGCGGGTCTGGTGCTCGGCGCGATGAGCATCGGGCAGGCCATCGCCGGCCCGATGACCAGCCGCCTGATGGGCGTCCTGGGCATGCGGGTCGTGCTCTGGACGACGCTCGCGCTGTGCTCCGTCGCGGTCGCCGCGATCGGCCTCTTCGTCATGCCCATCCCCCTGACCATGGGCGTTGCGTTCTTCGCCGGGCTCAGCATGCCGCCCATCCAGCCGGCCGTCCGCACCATCTATCCGAAGATGGTCAACTCGCGGCAGCTGACCCCGCTGTTCTCGCTCGACGCCTCGGCGCAGGAGATCATCTGGATCGCGGGCCCGGTCGCCATCACTTTCGTCTCGACCCAGATCGGAACCGTCGAGGGCATCCTGATGTCGGTCGCGATCATGCTCGCCGGCGGCTGCTGGTTCATCTCCTCGCCCGAGGTCGGGCGCGTGCGCATCCCGCGCAGCAAGCGGCGGTTCGGGACGGTGCTGGCGCGTCCGCCCGTGCTCCTCGCGACGGTCGTCGGCTTCCTGCTGATCGGCTCCTGCTCGGCGGTCGAGGCCGGTGTGGTCGCGACGTTCGGCGAGGGGTCGCCCTTGGCCGGCATTGTGCTCGCCATCTGGTCGCTCGGCTCGCTGGTCGGCGGCCTCGCGTTCGGTCACGTGCCGATCGGTCCGTGGGCGACCGCACGCCGCATGCTCATCGTCTTCGTCGGCGTCGTGCTGTCGACGTTCATGCTGTGGTCGTGGTGGGGGCTGTCGCTCACCCTCCTGATCGCCGGACTCGGCATCGCGCCCGCCCTGGCCGTGCTGTTCGCGATCGTGTCGGCGAGCGTGAAGTTCTCGGACACCGCGGAGGCCTACGGCTGGGTCGGAACCGGCCAGCTCATCGGAGCCGCCCTCGGTTCGGCGCTCGCGGGCTTCCTCATCGACGGGGTCGGTGCGGTCGGCGCCTTCTGGGTGGCCGGGGCCTTCGCCCTGGTCGGCTTCGTCGTGCCCGCCCTGGCGCACCGCATCCACCCCGACCTGCGCGGTCGCGACGCCTCTCCCATCCCCGACACCGAGCCCGTCCCCGTCCAGCCCTCCTAA
- a CDS encoding aldo/keto reductase, whose amino-acid sequence MEQRILGGTGREVSVVGLGTWQLGADWGDVSEDDALGVLEAAAESGVTFFDTADVYGDGRSEQIIGRFVTEHPELPLTVATKMGRREAQDPANFTLPKFREWTDRSRRNLGVDRLDLVQLHCPPTPVFSTDAVYDALDTLVEEGAIENYGVSVETVDEALAAIARPGTATVQIILNAFRLKPLDRVLPAAREAGVGIIARVPLASGLLSGRYSEQTTFAADDHRTYNRHGEAFDVGETFSGVDFEEGVKAAREFAELVPEGATPAQAALAWIIAQDGVTTVIPGARSPEQARANAAAADVRLPSGFGEAVHRIYDTHFRASVHPRW is encoded by the coding sequence ATGGAACAGCGCATCCTCGGTGGAACAGGACGGGAGGTGTCGGTCGTCGGACTCGGCACCTGGCAGCTCGGAGCGGACTGGGGAGACGTGTCGGAAGACGATGCCCTCGGCGTGCTCGAAGCGGCGGCGGAATCCGGTGTCACCTTCTTCGACACCGCCGACGTCTACGGCGACGGCCGCAGCGAGCAGATCATCGGGCGGTTCGTGACCGAGCACCCCGAACTGCCCCTCACCGTCGCGACCAAGATGGGGCGGCGCGAGGCGCAGGATCCGGCCAACTTCACCCTGCCGAAGTTCCGCGAGTGGACGGACCGCTCGCGCCGGAACCTCGGCGTCGACCGGCTGGACCTGGTCCAGCTGCACTGCCCTCCCACTCCCGTCTTCTCGACCGACGCCGTGTACGACGCGCTCGACACCCTGGTCGAAGAGGGTGCCATCGAGAACTACGGCGTCAGCGTCGAGACCGTGGATGAGGCCCTCGCGGCGATCGCCCGGCCCGGCACGGCGACCGTGCAGATCATCCTGAACGCCTTCCGCCTCAAGCCGCTCGACCGGGTGCTCCCGGCCGCGCGCGAGGCCGGCGTCGGCATCATCGCGCGGGTTCCGCTGGCCTCCGGGCTGCTGAGCGGCCGGTACAGCGAGCAGACGACGTTCGCGGCGGACGACCACCGCACCTACAACCGCCACGGCGAGGCGTTCGACGTGGGCGAGACCTTCTCGGGCGTGGATTTCGAGGAGGGCGTGAAGGCCGCGCGCGAGTTCGCGGAGCTGGTGCCCGAGGGCGCGACGCCCGCGCAGGCGGCACTCGCGTGGATCATCGCGCAGGACGGCGTCACCACCGTCATCCCCGGCGCGCGTTCGCCCGAGCAGGCGCGCGCGAACGCGGCGGCGGCCGACGTGCGCCTCCCCTCCGGCTTCGGCGAGGCCGTCCACCGCATCTACGACACTCACTTCCGCGCCTCCGTCCACCCCCGCTGGTGA
- a CDS encoding TetR/AcrR family transcriptional regulator: MDARQQKTLARLSATILDLASRGPVSEVTVSALAAAAGVHRSTVYEYAPSPAALLESVLRSELDALRAEYLVDVEPSDAGAAVVGVTRAVLRHVDDHDIIYRRGLGTESGAASLHAMLSEHFQASVELLLHQHSLVVPADDDMERRAIARYLADGTIGAIDVWLTRPRPRDVDAFLALVGRLTPAWWPGSGGAQPPDTASRPA, encoded by the coding sequence GTGGATGCACGCCAGCAGAAGACGCTCGCCCGGCTGAGCGCCACCATCCTCGACCTCGCCAGTCGCGGGCCGGTGAGTGAGGTCACGGTGTCGGCGCTCGCCGCGGCGGCCGGCGTCCACCGCTCGACCGTGTACGAGTACGCGCCGTCGCCCGCCGCCCTGCTGGAGAGCGTGCTGCGGTCGGAGCTGGATGCGCTGCGCGCCGAGTACCTCGTCGACGTCGAGCCGTCGGATGCCGGAGCCGCCGTCGTCGGCGTCACCCGTGCGGTGCTGCGGCACGTCGACGACCACGACATCATCTACCGGCGCGGGCTGGGGACCGAGAGCGGAGCGGCAAGTCTGCACGCCATGCTCAGCGAGCACTTCCAGGCATCCGTCGAACTGCTCCTCCACCAGCACAGCCTCGTCGTCCCGGCGGACGACGACATGGAACGCCGAGCGATCGCGCGCTACCTCGCCGACGGCACCATTGGGGCGATCGACGTCTGGCTCACGCGCCCGCGGCCGCGGGACGTGGATGCGTTCCTCGCTCTCGTCGGGCGGCTCACGCCGGCGTGGTGGCCGGGAAGCGGCGGAGCGCAACCCCCGGACACCGCATCCCGCCCGGCATAG
- a CDS encoding SDR family oxidoreductase: MAQYDVADRSAIVTGGGSGIGRAIALTLAASGASVLVTDLNEEHAKAVVDEITAAGGTARALAGDVTDPEFATASVAAANELAPLRIAVNNAGIGGASAPVGEYPVDSWRKVIEVNLNAVFYGMQPQLDAIAANGGGAIVNMASILGSVGFANSSAYVTAKHALLGLTQNAAIEYAGQNVRVVAVGPGFIRTPLVASNLDADTLKFLEGKHALGRLGEPEEVAALVAFLASDAASFITGSYHLVDGGYTAQ; this comes from the coding sequence ATGGCTCAGTACGACGTCGCCGACCGGTCCGCGATCGTGACCGGAGGCGGCTCGGGCATCGGCCGCGCCATCGCGCTCACCCTCGCGGCGAGTGGCGCTTCGGTCCTCGTGACCGACCTGAACGAGGAGCACGCGAAGGCCGTCGTCGACGAGATCACTGCGGCCGGAGGCACCGCTCGCGCGCTCGCCGGCGATGTGACGGACCCGGAGTTCGCGACCGCCAGCGTCGCAGCGGCGAACGAGCTCGCCCCGCTCCGCATCGCCGTCAACAACGCCGGGATCGGCGGAGCGTCCGCGCCCGTCGGCGAGTACCCGGTCGACTCGTGGAGGAAGGTCATCGAGGTCAACCTCAACGCCGTCTTCTATGGGATGCAGCCCCAGCTTGACGCCATCGCGGCCAACGGCGGCGGCGCCATCGTGAACATGGCGTCCATCCTGGGCAGCGTCGGATTCGCGAACTCCTCCGCGTACGTCACCGCGAAGCACGCCCTGCTGGGCCTCACGCAGAACGCCGCGATCGAGTACGCCGGGCAGAACGTGCGCGTCGTCGCTGTCGGCCCCGGTTTCATCCGCACCCCGCTCGTCGCATCGAATCTGGATGCGGACACCCTGAAGTTCCTCGAGGGCAAGCACGCGCTCGGCCGCCTGGGCGAGCCGGAGGAGGTCGCCGCGCTCGTCGCGTTCCTCGCCTCCGATGCCGCGAGCTTCATCACCGGCAGCTACCACCTGGTCGACGGCGGCTACACCGCCCAGTAA
- a CDS encoding acyl-CoA dehydrogenase family protein, with amino-acid sequence MTEHDTSPDTTLLSDDLLSRIRERAAGYDRDNRFFTEDFAELADEGYLRALVPKEFGGLGLSLQQTARLQARLAGAAPATALAVNMHLVWTGIAKTLRDRGDDSLEFVLREAGQGEVFAFGLSEAGNDLVLFGSTTEARPESDGSYRFHGRKIFTSLSPAWTRLGTMGLDSTSDDAPKIVYGFIERTGGGFEIREDWDTLGMRATQSNTTVLDGARASADRVVRRLDPGPNPDPLVFAIFANFEILLAAVYTGIGSRALDLAVEAAHRRTSLKNDGRSYANDPDIRWRVAEAAIEQDALLPQLDALAGDVDTLADHGRLWFPKLVGLKVRATETARRVVDQAIRVSGGSTFFAGNELGRLYRDVLAGIFHPSDAESAHNTVANAWLGPTED; translated from the coding sequence GTGACCGAGCACGACACCTCCCCCGACACCACTCTGCTGTCCGACGACCTCCTCTCCCGCATCCGGGAGCGCGCCGCCGGCTACGACCGCGACAACCGGTTCTTCACAGAAGACTTCGCCGAACTGGCCGACGAAGGCTACCTCCGCGCCCTCGTGCCGAAGGAGTTCGGCGGCCTGGGGCTCAGCCTGCAGCAGACCGCGCGCCTGCAGGCGCGCCTGGCCGGGGCCGCGCCCGCGACCGCCCTCGCCGTGAACATGCACCTGGTCTGGACGGGCATCGCCAAGACGCTTCGCGACCGGGGCGACGACTCTCTGGAGTTCGTGCTCCGGGAGGCCGGCCAGGGCGAAGTCTTCGCCTTCGGTCTCAGCGAGGCGGGCAACGACCTGGTGCTGTTCGGCTCGACGACGGAGGCGCGCCCGGAATCCGACGGGTCGTATCGGTTCCACGGCAGGAAGATCTTCACGTCCCTCTCCCCCGCCTGGACCCGGCTCGGCACGATGGGCCTCGACAGCACGAGCGACGACGCCCCCAAGATCGTGTACGGCTTCATCGAGCGCACCGGCGGCGGCTTCGAGATCCGGGAAGACTGGGACACGCTCGGGATGCGTGCGACGCAGAGCAACACGACGGTGCTCGACGGTGCGCGGGCCTCTGCCGACCGCGTCGTGCGGCGCCTCGACCCCGGTCCGAACCCCGACCCGCTCGTGTTCGCCATCTTCGCGAACTTCGAGATCCTGCTCGCCGCGGTCTACACGGGCATCGGATCACGGGCTCTCGATCTCGCGGTCGAAGCGGCCCACCGCCGCACGAGCCTCAAGAACGACGGGCGCAGCTACGCGAACGACCCGGACATCCGGTGGCGCGTCGCCGAAGCCGCGATCGAGCAGGATGCCCTGCTCCCCCAGCTGGATGCGCTGGCCGGCGACGTCGACACCCTCGCCGACCACGGCCGGCTGTGGTTCCCGAAGCTGGTCGGGCTGAAGGTCCGGGCCACCGAGACCGCGCGGCGGGTCGTGGATCAGGCCATCCGCGTCTCGGGCGGGTCCACCTTCTTCGCCGGCAACGAGCTGGGGCGCCTGTACCGCGATGTCCTCGCCGGGATCTTCCATCCATCCGACGCCGAGTCGGCGCACAACACCGTCGCGAACGCCTGGCTCGGGCCGACAGAAGACTGA
- a CDS encoding aminopeptidase P family protein, translating into MQEITARHFAERLERGATQARAAGFDGLVIAPGPDLAYFADYLPVATTERITLLVIPADGEPTMLVPALEHGGAAETRAAGAIRLTDWSDGQDEYVPAAALLRPDGQYAISDATWAMHLLGLQEKLPDARFAAISNALPMLRAVKTGDEVDRLAAAGAAADAAFEDILRVPFAGRTELQVAADLDRLLREHGHAQVDFTLVASGPNGADPHHEPGSRTIVEGDMVVLDFGGLLDGYGSDTTRAVHVGEPTDEEREVFDVVALAQQTAFDAVAVGVPCEEIDRAARRVIREAGYGEFFIHRVGHGIGVTTHEPPYMVEGEHHPIEAGMCFSIEPGIYLPGRFGVRIEDIVVAAEDGAHRLNNSSRELHLVG; encoded by the coding sequence ATGCAGGAGATCACAGCGCGCCATTTCGCGGAGCGCCTGGAGCGCGGCGCGACCCAGGCCCGCGCGGCGGGATTCGACGGCCTGGTGATCGCGCCCGGCCCCGACCTCGCCTACTTCGCCGACTACCTTCCCGTCGCCACGACCGAGCGCATCACCCTGCTCGTCATCCCGGCCGACGGCGAGCCCACGATGCTCGTGCCTGCGCTCGAGCACGGCGGCGCCGCCGAGACCCGCGCCGCTGGGGCGATCCGGCTGACCGACTGGTCCGACGGTCAGGACGAGTACGTCCCGGCGGCCGCACTGCTCCGGCCGGACGGCCAATACGCGATCTCCGACGCGACCTGGGCGATGCACCTGCTCGGCCTGCAGGAGAAGCTGCCCGATGCGCGCTTCGCCGCCATCTCCAACGCCTTGCCGATGCTGCGGGCGGTCAAGACCGGCGACGAGGTCGACCGGCTCGCGGCCGCAGGGGCCGCGGCCGACGCGGCGTTCGAGGACATCCTGCGCGTCCCGTTCGCCGGGCGCACCGAACTGCAGGTGGCGGCCGACCTCGACCGACTGCTGCGCGAGCACGGTCATGCGCAGGTCGACTTCACGCTCGTCGCCTCGGGTCCGAACGGCGCCGATCCCCATCACGAGCCGGGCTCCCGGACCATCGTCGAGGGCGACATGGTCGTCCTCGACTTCGGCGGACTGCTCGACGGCTACGGGTCCGATACGACCCGGGCCGTCCACGTCGGCGAGCCCACGGACGAGGAGCGCGAGGTGTTCGACGTGGTCGCGCTGGCGCAGCAGACCGCCTTCGATGCGGTGGCCGTCGGCGTCCCGTGCGAGGAGATCGACCGGGCCGCCCGGCGGGTGATCCGTGAGGCGGGATACGGCGAATTCTTCATCCACCGGGTCGGGCACGGCATCGGCGTGACCACGCACGAACCGCCGTACATGGTCGAGGGCGAGCACCATCCCATCGAAGCGGGGATGTGCTTCTCTATCGAGCCGGGCATCTACCTGCCCGGTCGATTCGGCGTCCGGATCGAGGACATCGTCGTCGCGGCGGAAGACGGAGCGCACCGGCTGAACAACTCCAGCAGGGAGCTGCACCTGGTCGGCTGA
- a CDS encoding DUF3054 domain-containing protein translates to MKSWRTALAAFVIDVALVTLFVLIGRRSHGEANSVLGILDTLWPFLVGLVVGWLVTWAWYRPLAIIWPGIPVWLMTVAVGMLIRTSAGQGVQPSFIAVAAVVLGVFLVGWRLIALPFVRRRRILAAAQQVAVDRAVR, encoded by the coding sequence GTGAAATCCTGGAGGACCGCGCTCGCCGCATTCGTCATCGACGTGGCCCTCGTGACCCTCTTCGTGCTCATCGGGCGCCGCAGCCACGGGGAGGCGAACTCCGTCCTCGGGATCCTCGACACGCTCTGGCCGTTCCTCGTCGGCCTGGTCGTCGGCTGGCTGGTGACCTGGGCGTGGTACCGCCCGCTCGCGATCATCTGGCCGGGCATCCCCGTGTGGTTGATGACGGTCGCTGTGGGGATGCTCATCCGCACCTCCGCGGGCCAGGGTGTCCAGCCGTCGTTCATCGCGGTGGCTGCTGTCGTGCTCGGCGTGTTCCTCGTCGGATGGCGCCTGATCGCGCTGCCGTTCGTGCGGCGGCGCCGGATCCTCGCCGCCGCGCAGCAGGTCGCTGTCGACCGCGCGGTGCGCTAG